The region AAAAAGCCGAAGCAGCAGCCAAGGCCGTAGGCGGTCTGATGGCAACCCCCAAATTCAATGAAGCTGAAAAAGAGCAAGGTCTCTCCGACTTCAATGATCTGCACAAATCGCGCGGAATCGGCGAAGTGCAAAAGCAAATGTCCCAGACAATCAAAATGGCAAAATCCATGAAGGCAGGAGCACTGCCGCTGGCTATGGCAATGTAAAAATTAATTCAGATGGACTCTGAGGGGGGACCATCTGATGTACTGAAGCTTTTCTTATACGAAGAGACAATATGAAATTTAGAAAAGTTTCAATCCGCTGTCATTGTGCGGAATCGTTCAACCTGGGCTAAAACCTTAGTTGCTATTTTTATGTTTCAATCCGCTGTCATTGTGCGAAATCGTTCAACATCTACATCTTTCTTGATTGGGAAAATATAACAAAGTTTCAATCCGCTGTCATTGTGCGGAATCGTTCAACAAAATAAATTTTGATTATATTATTAGATTAAAAGTTTCAATCCGCTGTCATTGTGCGGAATCGTTCAACTTTTATTTACTTCTATACTTGGAATTCTTATCTGTTTCAATCCGCTGTCATTGTGCGGAATCGTTCAACTGGAGAAAAATTTTTCTCTTTCCATTCCGGAGTTTCAATCCGCTGTCATTGTGCGGAATCGTTCAACTTCAACATTTTTTAAAAGAATAGCCGGTTAAGGGTTTCAATCCGCTGTCATTGTGCGGAATCGTTCAACTATATGTTCCGCCGATTTAGTAAAAAGTTATGGTGTTTCAATCCGCTGTCATTGTGCGGAATCGTTCAACTATATGTTCCGCCGATTTAGTAAAAAGTTATGGTGTTTCAATCCGCTGTCATTGTGCGGAATCGTTCAACATGGGTGGCCCTAAATGTGCTGGATGTCAACAGTTTCAATCCGCTGTCATTGTGCGGAATCGTTCAACTGTATGCGTTAAGCATGATTCCAGAATGTACTGTTTCAATCCGCTGTCATTGTGCGGAATCGTTCAACAGAAACTCTTGAAGTTAATGGAGAAACCAGACAGTTTCAATCCGCTGTCATTGTGCGGAATCGTTCAACCCTTATTGATGGTGATGAGACATCGGCTGATAAGTTTCAATCCGCTGTAATTGTGCGGAATCGTTCAACAGGTACCCATTTTTATCCCCAGTTAAACTGATAGCTTATATACCCCACTTTTTCACTCATTTCAAGTAGCACTAATTATCTTACCGGTTACACGCAGCACTAATCACACGCCCAAAACTGGCTACATACTTTATGTATATTTTCAGACACTTAAAGAAAGCTGTGCCAGAATTCAAAAAAGATTGTCCTCAAAAAACTGCAATCGCGTAAAAATTAACATTCCTCAATAAAACCAGAAAATTAAACTTTACTTGGTAATTTTACGATAGCTGCACCCATCACCTCTTTACGCGATTATTGAGTCAAAAGGAGGCAGCTATGCAAAAGGCACCGTATTTCATCTCGTTTGACATCTCAAATAACAAGACTCGCCGCAAAATCTGGAAAATTCTTGATGAATGGAACATCGCCAGACAAAAATCCGCTGTCATCTGCGGGCTAACCCTTCGGCAGGCTCAGGAACTTTTTGGACAATTACAAAACACTATTGATGAAGACGACAGCCTGCTTATGGCCCGGTTGACCTCTTTGGAAGACATCGTGGCCCTCCCTGACAACTCCATACTCAAAAAGGCAATCATGGCCAGCGAGCTTAGCAGGACATTTAGACCTTCCTTCCGGAAAGCCAAAACGTAAGTCCTTCAGGAGGCCTGAATGTATAAAAAACAATGGTTCGTAATCACTTACGATATTGCCGACCCCAAACGATTAGTAAAGGTATTCAAATACCTCAAGCAATTTGCCCTTCATGAGCAGAGGTCTGTTTTTACTGCCCACTTAACTGAGAAACAAAAGAAGCACACAGCACGAAGACTACGCTCAATGATTGATGAGAGAGAAGACACGGTCTGGATATGCCCGGCCCGGTCTGCGAACGACATCTGGCTCAATGACACAGGAAACAATGCACCATTTATAAAAAAAATTTCTAATTTCCTATTGAGGTACCTATCATGAATGCAGCAACCCTTGTTATCGATAAATCTGGAACAACAATCACCCGTGATGGTAAATCTATCGTTATAAAACTTCCCGAAGGAGGCCAGTCACGAATTCCTTTCAACCGGATCGGTTCAATGGTCATATACTCCAAAGCACATGTTGAAACCACTGTCTGGAGAGAATTGGCAAGCCGAAATATTCCCTGTGTGATCCTTCCTTCTCGTGGAAAAGGAAGTGAATGCTGGATAAGCTCCGGCCTTAATGCCAAACTTGATGCCCGACTACTACAGCATCAGGCTTACCATTCATACTCACAGAGCCTTAACGCCCAAAAATTCATTCTTGGCAAAAAATTCCATGCCACCCAATGCCTATTAGAATGCCTCGAATATTCAGCCAGGAGTAAAGGACTCTCCGATGAATTTAATAAAACAAAGATAGACATTGAAACCGCCTCCCAAAATCTAATCAACACAGAACGAAAAATTTCGACCATGGGCATAGAAGGCGGAGCTGATAAATCACTTTACGCCCTTTACACAAAACTACTGCCGCCCAAATGGAATTTCTGCAAAAGAATACGTAGACCGCCGACTGATCCGTTCAACTCTCTTCTGTCCCTGTGCAGCACGCTCGTTTATTCTGAAACACTCAACCAAATTATGCTTCACGGGCTTGATCCGTGCATAGGCATTCTCCACGCCACCCGCAAAAATAGATACAGCCTCGCTCTCGACATCATGGAACCGCTGCGTCCCGCAATAAGCATGTATGCCTACATGCTGCTGACCGAAAAATTTACCTTAAGAGACTTCGCTATCAGCACCGAAGCTTGCCTCCTGCGCAAAAATGCCCGCTCTGAATTTTATTTCCAATGGCATTCCATAATTCATGAATGGGGAAAACTACCGGGGTGTAATTCGCAAAAAGAAATGAACATGAAACAGTGC is a window of Marinifilum sp. JC120 DNA encoding:
- the cas2 gene encoding CRISPR-associated endonuclease Cas2, with protein sequence MYKKQWFVITYDIADPKRLVKVFKYLKQFALHEQRSVFTAHLTEKQKKHTARRLRSMIDEREDTVWICPARSANDIWLNDTGNNAPFIKKISNFLLRYLS
- the cas1 gene encoding CRISPR-associated endonuclease Cas1 yields the protein MNAATLVIDKSGTTITRDGKSIVIKLPEGGQSRIPFNRIGSMVIYSKAHVETTVWRELASRNIPCVILPSRGKGSECWISSGLNAKLDARLLQHQAYHSYSQSLNAQKFILGKKFHATQCLLECLEYSARSKGLSDEFNKTKIDIETASQNLINTERKISTMGIEGGADKSLYALYTKLLPPKWNFCKRIRRPPTDPFNSLLSLCSTLVYSETLNQIMLHGLDPCIGILHATRKNRYSLALDIMEPLRPAISMYAYMLLTEKFTLRDFAISTEACLLRKNARSEFYFQWHSIIHEWGKLPGCNSQKEMNMKQCLSEIIDDLTKLWEGDAGND